From Panulirus ornatus isolate Po-2019 chromosome 67, ASM3632096v1, whole genome shotgun sequence, a single genomic window includes:
- the LOC139747030 gene encoding aquaporin-11-like — MSIVVSLIAIVAHMALSHVVRGRLSETDQGELLKGCLLELVAAAEMCATSYELSVVAQSYGLAVYSVSLFLIIIWRSQTWGSATACPYTLLEQYLEDGANLLHVLLKIIAQLIGGLASTKWMKYLWMMGLAETHISRTTDNCKADLQVPVILGFLIEFWLTCACCLVSRALGEIKPKFASAMDSFFATSMVLLALSYSGGYFNPVLATSLKWSCHGHTNAEHIIVYWAGSVLGSMLSIQLWNLATVKNALTRSFTHKKK, encoded by the exons ATGTCTATCGTGGTGTCGTTAATTGCCATCGTGGCGCACATGGCGTTGTCGCATGTCGTCCGCGGCCGCCTGAGTGAAACGGACCAGGGCGAGCTGCTAAAGGGATGCCTGTTGGAGCTGGTGGCCGCAGCCGAGATGTGTGCCACGTCTTATGAACTGTCCGTCG TGGCTCAGAGTTATGGGTTGGCCGTATACAGTGTCTCACTGTTCCTGATTATCATATGGCGGAGCCAGACCTGGGGCTCAGCTACTGCCTGTCCTTACACTCTCCTGGAGCAGTACCTCGAAGATGGTGCTAATCTATTACATGTTCTACTCAAGATCATCGCTCAGCTTATAGGTGGTCTGGCTTCCACCAA ATGGATGAAGTACCTTTGGATGATGGGGTTGGCAGAAACACATATAAGTCGCACCACTGACAACTGTAAGGCTGACCTTCAAGTACCAGTCATCCTTGGCTTTCTTATAGAGTTTTGGCTCACATGTGCTTGTTGCCTTGTCTCCCGAGCTCTTGGAGAAATAAAACCCAAATTTGCTTCTGCAATGGATTCCTTCTTTGCCACCTCCATGGTCCTCCTCG CCCTTAGCTACTCTGGTGGTTACTTCAATCCAGTTTTAGCTACGAGCCTCAAATGGAGTTGCCATGGTCATACCAATGCTGAACACATCATAGTTTACTGGGCTGGCTCAGTCCTGGGATCCATGCTTTCCATCCAACTCTGGAACCTGGCCACTGTCAAGAATGCTCTTACAAGATCCTTCACgcacaagaaaaaataa